Proteins encoded together in one Chthonomonadales bacterium window:
- a CDS encoding sigma-70 family RNA polymerase sigma factor, which yields MMARTEATMAARMELDGAADVCRPGDLDAFETAYRRHHALVFRYAYHMLANWEEADDAAQDTFVRAFQALHRFRGDCPLETWLLRICANTCRDRLRSRRRGAEMPAGAGLEHLEDPLGDPALPLERRMRAIAVRAAIASLRPAEREVIVLRDLEGLGPEETARVLGCSRACVHVRLFRARRRLKDRLAGVIETEE from the coding sequence ATGATGGCGCGGACAGAGGCGACGATGGCGGCCAGGATGGAACTCGACGGCGCTGCCGACGTGTGCCGCCCCGGCGACCTCGACGCGTTCGAGACGGCCTACCGCCGACACCACGCGCTCGTCTTCCGCTATGCCTACCACATGCTCGCGAACTGGGAGGAAGCCGACGATGCCGCGCAGGACACCTTCGTTCGCGCGTTCCAGGCGCTCCACCGCTTCCGCGGCGACTGCCCGCTCGAGACCTGGCTCCTTCGCATCTGCGCGAACACCTGCCGCGACCGCCTCCGTTCGCGCCGCCGCGGCGCGGAGATGCCGGCCGGCGCGGGTCTGGAGCACCTGGAAGACCCATTGGGCGACCCCGCCCTGCCGCTGGAGCGCCGGATGCGCGCGATCGCCGTGCGCGCGGCCATCGCTTCCCTGCGTCCGGCGGAGCGCGAGGTGATCGTTCTGCGTGACCTGGAGGGTCTGGGCCCCGAGGAGACGGCGCGCGTGCTCGGCTGCTCTCGCGCGTGCGTCCATGTGCGCTTGTTCCGTGCCCGCCGGCGTCTGAAGGACCGGCTGGCCGGCGTGATCGAGACGGAGGAGTAG
- a CDS encoding zf-HC2 domain-containing protein: protein MTAWGACRRARARLWDDAWGRLSNSDEARVREHITRCPACAAEAGRVRSAVDALREVAAEPTPATLDRWADVRRRLTATPAPLAPARSPLRAAAASALCSAAVTAALALWCARAPLPVPAVRDASAASPELIERALEAPVLTGGSLAGLLGRLEPDVPRKESRPETDPSACRSSRGDRPVT from the coding sequence ATGACTGCATGGGGCGCCTGTCGGCGCGCGCGGGCGCGGCTGTGGGACGACGCCTGGGGGCGGCTTTCGAACTCTGACGAGGCCAGGGTTCGTGAGCACATCACACGGTGTCCTGCCTGTGCCGCGGAGGCGGGGCGCGTGCGCTCGGCCGTGGATGCCCTGCGCGAGGTCGCCGCCGAACCGACGCCTGCCACGCTCGACCGGTGGGCCGACGTCCGGCGCCGGCTGACGGCGACGCCCGCCCCTCTGGCGCCCGCCCGGTCGCCGCTGCGCGCCGCCGCGGCCAGCGCGCTCTGCTCCGCCGCCGTCACCGCGGCACTGGCGCTCTGGTGCGCCCGCGCTCCGCTTCCGGTCCCCGCGGTCCGCGACGCCTCGGCCGCATCCCCGGAGCTCATCGAGCGCGCGCTCGAGGCGCCGGTGCTGACCGGCGGCTCGCTGGCCGGCCTCCTCGGGCGGCTGGAACCCGACGTGCCACGCAAGGAGTCGCGGCCCGAAACCGACCCGTCCGCGTGCCGCTCCAGCCGGGGCGACCGCCCGGTAACCTGA